In Arthrobacter citreus, a genomic segment contains:
- a CDS encoding cytochrome b/b6 domain-containing protein, translating to MAAAGILLVLLAAVVLAARWLVIQEPVQEFISKYPGESHLPQDAPVGLPGWLGWQHFFNAFFMVLIIRSGWQVRTQRKPPASWTPRWGRSPKKISITLWLHQSMDLLWLVNGALFVVLLAFTGQWMRVVPTSWDVFPNALSAALQYLSLDWPTENGWVNYNSLQLLAYFATIFIAAPLAAASGLRMSDLWPAKAKRLSSAFPIEVARAIHLPVMFYFVGFIIVHVALVLSTGALRNLNHMYGGQDAVNWFGFWIFFVSLLVMAGGWFAARPLILAPIASLFGKVGR from the coding sequence GTGGCGGCAGCCGGCATACTCCTCGTTCTGCTGGCAGCCGTCGTTCTGGCGGCCCGGTGGCTCGTCATCCAGGAGCCGGTGCAGGAGTTTATCTCCAAGTACCCGGGCGAAAGCCATCTGCCGCAGGATGCGCCGGTGGGGCTGCCTGGCTGGCTGGGCTGGCAGCACTTCTTCAACGCCTTTTTCATGGTCCTCATCATCCGCTCGGGGTGGCAGGTCCGGACACAGCGGAAGCCGCCGGCATCCTGGACCCCGCGCTGGGGAAGAAGCCCGAAGAAGATCAGCATCACGCTGTGGCTGCACCAGTCCATGGATCTGCTGTGGCTGGTCAACGGCGCGCTCTTTGTGGTGCTGCTCGCTTTCACCGGCCAGTGGATGCGGGTTGTCCCCACGAGCTGGGACGTTTTCCCGAATGCCCTCTCGGCCGCCCTGCAGTACCTCTCACTCGATTGGCCCACTGAAAACGGATGGGTCAACTACAACAGCCTGCAGCTGCTTGCCTACTTCGCCACAATCTTCATCGCGGCTCCTTTGGCGGCGGCCAGCGGATTGCGAATGTCGGATCTGTGGCCGGCGAAGGCCAAACGGCTGAGCAGCGCCTTCCCCATCGAGGTGGCCCGGGCCATCCACCTGCCGGTGATGTTCTACTTTGTGGGCTTCATCATCGTGCACGTTGCCCTGGTTCTCTCAACGGGTGCCCTGCGGAACCTGAACCATATGTACGGCGGCCAGGATGCGGTGAACTGGTTCGGCTTCTGGATCTTCTTTGTTTCGCTGCTCGTGATGGCCGGAGGCTGGTTTGCGGCCCGCCCGCTGATCCTTGCCCCCATTGCGTCCCTCTTCGGCAAGGTGGGACGCTAG